One Ignavibacterium sp. DNA segment encodes these proteins:
- a CDS encoding DUF3078 domain-containing protein, which translates to MKRIFFLLIISISISAFAQEIPDSLLKNGWNMNGVVGVNLSQTAFSNWAQGGTNSLAFAVYTNLGAVYFDHPWKWKNRLNAIFGRTRLEDVGYRTTENDIYFESVGSRSIGWAVDPYVSVTFRSALTKGYDYSVNPELQIVNFFDPGYLTEAIGFTFDKNKVITTRLGIAFQQTFADKFAALYTDDPETQTKIEDFKFETGLESVTEVKYEFLPNMTYNTFLRLFTRFKALDVWDVRWDNIITAKVNDYINVNLAVTVLHEISQTRKTQLREALQLGFSYSLF; encoded by the coding sequence ATGAAAAGAATATTTTTTTTATTGATAATTAGTATTTCAATCAGTGCTTTTGCTCAGGAAATTCCTGATTCGCTACTAAAAAACGGATGGAATATGAACGGTGTTGTTGGTGTAAACCTGAGTCAGACAGCATTTTCTAATTGGGCACAGGGCGGAACAAACTCATTGGCATTTGCTGTTTATACAAATTTAGGTGCTGTATATTTTGATCATCCATGGAAATGGAAAAACAGATTAAATGCTATTTTTGGGCGAACAAGATTGGAAGATGTTGGCTACAGAACAACAGAAAATGATATTTACTTTGAAAGTGTTGGTTCAAGAAGTATCGGCTGGGCAGTTGACCCTTATGTATCTGTAACCTTCAGAAGCGCTTTAACTAAAGGATACGATTACAGTGTTAATCCTGAATTACAGATTGTAAACTTCTTTGATCCGGGCTATCTTACAGAAGCAATCGGTTTTACCTTCGATAAGAACAAAGTAATCACTACCCGTTTGGGAATTGCATTCCAACAAACATTCGCAGATAAATTTGCTGCTCTTTATACCGATGACCCTGAAACCCAGACTAAAATTGAAGATTTTAAATTTGAAACAGGTTTGGAATCTGTTACTGAAGTTAAATACGAATTTCTGCCTAATATGACCTATAATACTTTTTTAAGATTATTCACAAGATTTAAAGCATTGGATGTTTGGGATGTAAGATGGGATAATATTATTACTGCAAAGGTAAATGATTATATAAATGTAAATTTAGCTGTTACAGTTTTGCACGAAATAAGCCAAACAAGAAAGACACAGCTAAGAGAAGCATTACAGTTAGGATTCAGTTATTCACTATTTTAA